The following is a genomic window from Amycolatopsis acidiphila.
CAAGCCAGGGCGCCGACGCCGGCCACCAGCCCCGTCGCGCCCAGCAGGTCCGGCACCCCGGAGCCGCTCTCCTTCGTCTCACTCAGCACCCGCAGGCCGAACAGCAGCGCGAGCACGCCGACCGGGACGTTGACCAGGAACACCCACCGCCACGACACCTGCACCAGCAGCCCGCCGAGCGGCGGTCCGAGTGCTCCCGCGGCGCCACCGACCGCGGCCCACGCGCTCACGGCGACCGCGCGGCGCGCCGCCGGGACCGCGGTCATCAGCAGGGCCAGCGAGGTGGGCGTCACCAGGGCGGCGCCCGCGGCCTGCAGCACCCGGAACGCGACCAGCATCGGCACCGAGGTCGCGGCCGCGCACGCCGCGGAGCCCGCGGTGAACACGACCACCCCGACGAGGAAGACCAGCCGCCGCCCGTAGCGGTCGGCGAAGCGCCCGGCCAGCGCCAGCAGCGCCGCGAAGACGACCGTGTACCCGTTGAGCACCCAGGAAGCCGTGGCCAGGTCGCTGCCGGGGAAGCTCGCGCGGATGTCCGGCAGCGCGATGTTGACGATGAACAGGTCCAGCGTCGCCAGGAACGCCGCCGCGGACACCACCAGGAGCACGGCACCGGGCCGGGACGCGGTCATCTGCCCTCACAGGGTCGGTAAGTTGTGTTTTCCAACTTAACCGATCGGGGCGGAGACGCGCCAGGCCCGTCCCGCTCGCCGGGATATCGGCCGCGGCGAGCCTTTCAGTCCACAGTGGACACTGGGCCCGGCCGGTCGAGGGCCGCGACGAGGCGGCCGAGGTCGCGCCGGTGGGAGTGGGCCGACCAGACCGCCCACGTCCGGCGCACCAGCGGCTGACCGGCCAGTGCAGACCACACCACCGAACCCGGCAGGGGCTGCGCCCAGTCCGGCGGCGCGAGCGCGAAGGCGCCCCCGGTGGCGACCGCGGCGAGCTTGACCTCGGGGATCAGCTCCTGCCCCTGCGGCGCGTCCGGCCCCAGCTCCAGCCCGTGGCTGCGCAGGATCGCGGTCAGCTCGTCGTACCAGGCGGGACTGCCCGAGCGCGGGAAGCCGACCCAGCTCAGCCCGGCGAGCGCGGCCAGCGGGATGCCACCAGGCCCCGCCAGCTTCGCCGTGAGTGTCGCGGTGAGCAACACGCCCAGCCTCTCCTCGACGACCAGCATCGCGTCGAAGTCGGGGCCGACCGGGTGCTCCCGGACCAGCGCGAGGTCCAGCTCCCCCGCCGTCAGGGCGGCCAGCTGCGCCGCGCTGGACAGGTGCCGCGCCTGCACCCGCGTCTCCGGGTCGGCGGCGGTGACCTCGGCCAGCGGCCCGGACAGCAGGTCCCCGGGCAGCTCGAGCGGGATCCCGATGCGCAGCACGCTCCCGCCCGCCGCGCCGCGCCGGGTGACCGCCGCGATCGCCTCGTCGTGCCGGGCGAGCACGGCCCGCGCCCCGGCGAGCAGGGTCATCCCGGCGTCGGTGGCTTCGACCCCGGTACTGCTGCGCACGAGCAACTGCACACCCAGCCGGCGTTCCAGCGTGGTCATCGTCTGGGACAGCGCGGGCTGGCTCACGTGCAGCCGCCGGGCCGCGGCGGAGAGCCCGCCCTCCTCCACGACCGCGACGAACGCCCGCATCTCCCGTATCTCCACGTGTTCATGACAGCACGCCCCTCCGGGCCCGCCCATGCGGACGGGCCCGGAGGGCCAGGCGTCACACCGCGATCCGGCCGCCGTCGACGGGGACGATCGCGCCGTGGACGAAGCTCGCCCGCCCGGCCGCGAGGAACGTGATCACCTCGGCGATCTCCTCCGGGGACGCGGGCCTGCCCGCCGGGCCCGCCGCGGCGAGCTGGTCGAGCGCCTCGCCCATGACCGCGGTGCCCTCGGTGCGCGTCGGCCCGGGGCTGACGGCGTTCACCCGCACCCCGCGCGGACCGTACTCGGCGGCCCACGACTTGGTCAGCAGCCCGAGCGCGGCCTTGCTCGACCCGTACAGCCCCATCCCCGCGGCGCCGAACTCGGCGACCATCGTGGTCACGTTCACGATCGCCCCGTGCCCGCGCCCGGCCATCGCCGACGCGAGCGCGGCCACCAGGAAGTACGGCACCTTGACGTTGACCTCGAACACCGCGTCGAAGTCGGCTTCGGTGGTGTGCTCGGTGGGGCCGAAGGGGAACAGCCCCGCGTTGTTGACCAGCACGTCGACCTGGCCGAGCCGTTCGGTGGCCCGCTGCGCGAGCGCCCGCGCGGAGGCCTCGTCCCGCAGGTCGCCGGGCAGGAACTCCGCCTGCCCGCCCGCCGCCACGATCTCCTTGACGGCCTGCTCGCCGCGCTCGGCGTTGCGTCCCGACAGCGCCACGTGCGCACCGGCGCGGGCGAGCGCGACCGCCGTCGCCCGGCCGATCCCGCTCGTGCCGCCGGTCACCAGCGCCGAGGTCCCTGACAGTTCCGACATCTCTTCCCACCGTCCGTCGAATCCAGGCGGTCTGCCCGCCCGGCGAGTCGTTGCTCGCCTGTCGCGGTACAAGTCCGCGGCGGGGGCGAGACTTCCCGCTGCGCTATCGGCCTCGCCTATGGCGGCCATCAGCGGGGGCGAAGCGACCACCGCGTCCGAAGTGGACAGTCAGGGCCGTCGCCCGCCGCCACCGTCGCGCCGGCCCCGGCAGCCGCTGTGAAGCGCCAGGCCGTCTTGCCCCGCCGCGGATTTCTCCGTACCGTCGGCAGGGACGGCTCTAGTCAACTGGTCGTCGTACTTCGCTCGAAACCCGGACCTGGCAGCGTCCATCCGCGCCGACCCCGTCCGAGCGACACCCTCGATGACCGGAGCCTCTCCTTGCCCTTCTTCCCCGAACCCGACGCGAACCGGTGGCCGCCGCCGCTGGACACGCCCGGTGTGACGGTGACCGTCACCCGTGACCGCGCCTCGCTCGCGCAGGTCGTGGTCGTCGGCGAACTCGACCTCGCCACCGTGGGCGAGCTCGAGGCCGCGACCGGGGGCATCTCCCGCGACAGCGTCGGCGTGCTGCTGGACCTCTCGCGGGTCGACTTCTGCGCGGCCACGGCCGCCCGTTTCCTGGTCAGCCTGCGCGAACGCCTCGCCGACGCCGGCGTTCCGCTCGCGCTCGTGGTCGGCAAGGGCGCTGTCCAGCGCTGCCTCGACGTGACCGGCGCCGCCGCGCGCCTGCCGATCCACCACAGCCGTGCCGCGGCGATCGCCGAGCTCGAGCACACCTGACGCGGTCAGCCGCGCAGCGCCGCCTGGACGACGGCCCGCCCGGCCGCGACGAGTGAACGCGACCGCGCCTGCGTCACGGTCCCCAGGTAGCCGCCGACCATCGCACCGTCGCGCAGCATCATCAGGTGCTCGACCGCGGGCGCCGGGGCGGCGACCCCGAGCTCGGCGAGCAACTCGGTGAGCAGGCCGGCGAACCAGGCCCGGTGCGCCGCGACCGTCCGCCGGACCGGGTGCCCGGGGTCGGCGTACTCGGCGGCGGCGTTGATGAAGGGACAACCGCGGAATCCCGCCGCACAGCTGGTTTCCGCGATCGCCTCCGCGAGCAGGGTCAGCGCGGCCGCCGGATCCCCGGGACGGGCGGCGCGCGCCTGCTCGACGACGCTGCGCTCCCACTCCGCGCGGCCCTGCAGGTAGGCCAGCACGAGATCGTCCTTCGCCGGGAAGTGCCGGTAGAAGGTCACCTTGCTGACCTGGGCCTCGGCGATGATCCGGTCGGCACTGACGGCCCGGATCCCCTCGGCGTAGAACAGCGCGTCGGCGGCCGCGAGGATGCGCTCGCGCACCGGCGAAGGGCGCTGCCCCGTCTCGGCCTGTGCCCGCACCATCGGTCCTCCTTCCCCGCCGCTCCAGGCTAGCGGCCTGCTGTCGCGCCCCGACGATCGATGCTACCTTGTAGACGTACTAGTTCGTCTACCTAGAGGGACCACCATGACCGACACGCTGTACACGGGCATCGCCACTTCCACCGGCGATGGGCGCGCGGGAGGCCGCGCCGCCACGGACGACGGGCTTCTCGACGTGACGCTGGCCATTCCGCGCGAGATGGGCGGGCCCGGCGGCGCGACGAACCCGGAGCAGCTGTTCGCCGCGGGCTGGGCGTCGTGCTTCCACTCGGCGCTCAAGGCCGTCGCGGCCCAACAGAAGGTCGCGGTCGCCGACTCGGCCGTCGTCGCCGAGGTGAGCGTGCATCCCAACGGCCAGGGCGGGTTCACCCTGAGCACCGCGCTGCACGTGGAGCTGACCGGCGTCGACCAGGCGACGGCCGACAAGCTGGCCGAAGGCGCGCACGCGATCTGCCCCTACTCCAACGCGACCCGCGGCAACATCCCGGTCACCGTGGACGCGACCGTCGCCTGAGCGCCGCTGCGCCGCCGGGATCCCGGGTCGCGGTCATTCCTCCGACGCGACGAACAGGAACCCGGCGGCGATGACCCCGAGCAGGAACCACCACGCGTCGGCGTTGACGGCGGCGGCCAGGATGCCCGAAGCCAGCGCCGCGATGCCGAGCACGCGGGCCGGGCCCAGTTCCGCCCGGCGTTTGGCAGGTGTGTCCATCTGCTCAGTGTGGCCCTGCCGGGGCGCCATGGCACCCGGAATCCGGGTGAGGATTCCAGTGCGGCCACTCGCGCGGCCGGCCCGGCGCACAAGGCGCCGGGCCGGGTGGGGCGATGTCACTTGTTGGTGCCCGGGGTCAGCACGGTGTCGATCACGAACACGGTCGCGTTCTTCGTCGGAATGTTGCCGCACAGGACCTTCGCCCCGTTGACGGTCATGTCGTCGCCCGAACCGGAGATCTTGACCGGGCCGCCGTCGGTGTTCAGCGTCTGCACGGTGCCCGCCGCCTCGAGACCCTTGGCGTCGTAGCGCTGCGGCAGCACGTGGTACTGCAGGATCGGCGCCAGCTGCGACGGGTTCTGCGCCAGCTGGGTGAACTTCGCGTCACCGAGGGCGTTGAAGGCGCTGTCCGCCGGAGCGAACACGGTGATCGCCTGCTGGCTGTTGAGCGTGTCCACGAGGTTCGTCGCCTTCACGGCCGCGACGAGCTTGGTCAGCAACGGGTTCGTCGACGCGGCGCTCGCCACCGGCTGCGGGCCCATCGAGTCCAGGCTCCCCGGCGCACTCCCCTGCGGCAGCTGGCCGCACGCCGGGCCGAACACGTCGGAGTTCGTGGTCACCCCGGTGCCCATGGCTGCCGAGGCAGGCGCGGGCATTGAGCTCGGCGGCATCTGCGCGCTGCTGCTGCCTCCGCTCGAGGCGCTGTCACTGCTACCGCCACCACACGCGGCCAGCGACAGGGCGGCCACGGCGGCGAACCCGGCACCGGCGATCCGAACAGTCTTCACGAAAACCACTCCATTCCAGATTTTCCTGCTGTCATCGGGTATTCGGTGCCGACCGCGCGGCGGATTGGCTCATTTCGCGGTGAATGTGACGGTGGGCCGGCCGGTCGCGCCGTCGGGCACCGTCCCGGCCCGGTCCCCGGTCTGCGTGTAGCCGCTGTTGTCCGTGGCACGACACGAGATCTGGTGCGTTCCGGCCGGTACCCCCACCTCGGCCCACCACATCCGCCAGGTGTCGTCGTTGACCTTTGTGGACAACGTCGTCGGTTGCCACGGGCCGTTGTCCACGCGCACCTCGACCTTGGCGATCCCGGTGTGCTGCGCCCAGGCGATCCCCGCGACGCGCACCGTGCCGGCGGTGACCGTGGCGAACCCCTTGGGCGTGTCGATACGCGACTCGGTCTTGATCGGCGCCTGTTCGCCCCAGCCGCGCTTGAGCCAGTACGCCTGCCGCGCACGCCACGTCGTCACCTCCAGGTCGGTGACCCACTTCGTCGCCGACACGTAGCCGTAGAGGCCGGGAACGACCAGGCGGGCGGGAAAACCGTGCTCCACGGGCAGCGGCTCGCCGTTCATGCCGAGCGCGAGCATCGCGCCCCGGGCAGGATCGAGCGCGGTGGCCACGGGGGTGCCGGAGGTCCAACCGTCCACACTGGTCGAGAACAGCTGTTCGGCGCCGGGGCGGACACCGGCCTCCCGCAACAGCTCGGCCAGGTCCACGCCGACGAAGTTCGCCGTGGAGACGTAGGGCCCACCGACCTCATTGGACACACACGTCATCGTGATCGTGCGCTCGACGAGCGGCCGGTTCCGGATTTCCTCGTAGCCGTACCGTTTCTCCCGGTCCACCATGCCGTGCAGGCGCAGGCTCCAGTCCTCGGCGCGCACCTGCGGCACGCTCAAGGCCGTGTCCACCCGGTAGAACTCCGGGTTCGGGGTGAGGAAAGGCGGCGTGCCGAGCTTCGCGAAGTCGGCGTCCGCCGGGATCGCGGGCGCTGTCCGCGCGGGCACGAGACGCCCGACCGCACGCCGCGACGCCGCAGCGTCCCTCGTCGAGCCGAGCAGCTGCCCGCCCGCTCCCGCGATCGCCGACCCCGCCAGCACGCCGATCCCGGTGAGCAGGAACGCGCGCCGCGAGGCGACCGGCGCCCTGCCCCGGCGTGCCGCGCGGTGCAGCAGCCGGAAGACGGCGACCCCGGCGAGGAGACTGACCAGCGGTGCCAGCAGCGCCACCGCCCCGAGGTCCGGCCGCTGGTACACCGCGACCAGCCCGACGAGCCCGAACACCGCGATCACGACCGTGCCGGGCCACGGCGAGCGCCGCGACGCGACCCCGGCCAGCGCGGCGAGCACGACCAGCGCCACCGCCATCCCGGACAGCAGCACCAGCTTGTCGTGCGTGCCGAACGTGCGGACCGCGAAGTCCTTGAGCGACACCGGCGTCAGGTCGATCGCCCCGTTGCCGACGGCCAGGTACGGCGAGGCGTTGACGCTGATGAACCCCGCCACCAGATGGCCCGCGGCCAGTGCGGCGAGCAATGCCAGCACACCGCACGCGGCCGAAGCGAGCACGCCGAGCCGGGCCGGGGAAGGTGCTGGGGAAGTCGTCGTCATACCGGGTGTTCGGAGCCCGCGCCGCCCGGTATTGGTCCCGTTCCCGTTCGATCGGCGGGCGTGCCGGGGAACCGGCGGCCGCTACGGCCGCGCG
Proteins encoded in this region:
- a CDS encoding LysR family transcriptional regulator codes for the protein MEIREMRAFVAVVEEGGLSAAARRLHVSQPALSQTMTTLERRLGVQLLVRSSTGVEATDAGMTLLAGARAVLARHDEAIAAVTRRGAAGGSVLRIGIPLELPGDLLSGPLAEVTAADPETRVQARHLSSAAQLAALTAGELDLALVREHPVGPDFDAMLVVEERLGVLLTATLTAKLAGPGGIPLAALAGLSWVGFPRSGSPAWYDELTAILRSHGLELGPDAPQGQELIPEVKLAAVATGGAFALAPPDWAQPLPGSVVWSALAGQPLVRRTWAVWSAHSHRRDLGRLVAALDRPGPVSTVD
- a CDS encoding SDR family NAD(P)-dependent oxidoreductase, producing the protein MSELSGTSALVTGGTSGIGRATAVALARAGAHVALSGRNAERGEQAVKEIVAAGGQAEFLPGDLRDEASARALAQRATERLGQVDVLVNNAGLFPFGPTEHTTEADFDAVFEVNVKVPYFLVAALASAMAGRGHGAIVNVTTMVAEFGAAGMGLYGSSKAALGLLTKSWAAEYGPRGVRVNAVSPGPTRTEGTAVMGEALDQLAAAGPAGRPASPEEIAEVITFLAAGRASFVHGAIVPVDGGRIAV
- a CDS encoding STAS domain-containing protein; translated protein: MPFFPEPDANRWPPPLDTPGVTVTVTRDRASLAQVVVVGELDLATVGELEAATGGISRDSVGVLLDLSRVDFCAATAARFLVSLRERLADAGVPLALVVGKGAVQRCLDVTGAAARLPIHHSRAAAIAELEHT
- a CDS encoding TetR/AcrR family transcriptional regulator; translation: MVRAQAETGQRPSPVRERILAAADALFYAEGIRAVSADRIIAEAQVSKVTFYRHFPAKDDLVLAYLQGRAEWERSVVEQARAARPGDPAAALTLLAEAIAETSCAAGFRGCPFINAAAEYADPGHPVRRTVAAHRAWFAGLLTELLAELGVAAPAPAVEHLMMLRDGAMVGGYLGTVTQARSRSLVAAGRAVVQAALRG
- a CDS encoding organic hydroperoxide resistance protein; this translates as MTDTLYTGIATSTGDGRAGGRAATDDGLLDVTLAIPREMGGPGGATNPEQLFAAGWASCFHSALKAVAAQQKVAVADSAVVAEVSVHPNGQGGFTLSTALHVELTGVDQATADKLAEGAHAICPYSNATRGNIPVTVDATVA
- a CDS encoding fasciclin domain-containing protein, encoding MKTVRIAGAGFAAVAALSLAACGGGSSDSASSGGSSSAQMPPSSMPAPASAAMGTGVTTNSDVFGPACGQLPQGSAPGSLDSMGPQPVASAASTNPLLTKLVAAVKATNLVDTLNSQQAITVFAPADSAFNALGDAKFTQLAQNPSQLAPILQYHVLPQRYDAKGLEAAGTVQTLNTDGGPVKISGSGDDMTVNGAKVLCGNIPTKNATVFVIDTVLTPGTNK
- a CDS encoding molybdopterin-dependent oxidoreductase, with product MTTTSPAPSPARLGVLASAACGVLALLAALAAGHLVAGFISVNASPYLAVGNGAIDLTPVSLKDFAVRTFGTHDKLVLLSGMAVALVVLAALAGVASRRSPWPGTVVIAVFGLVGLVAVYQRPDLGAVALLAPLVSLLAGVAVFRLLHRAARRGRAPVASRRAFLLTGIGVLAGSAIAGAGGQLLGSTRDAAASRRAVGRLVPARTAPAIPADADFAKLGTPPFLTPNPEFYRVDTALSVPQVRAEDWSLRLHGMVDREKRYGYEEIRNRPLVERTITMTCVSNEVGGPYVSTANFVGVDLAELLREAGVRPGAEQLFSTSVDGWTSGTPVATALDPARGAMLALGMNGEPLPVEHGFPARLVVPGLYGYVSATKWVTDLEVTTWRARQAYWLKRGWGEQAPIKTESRIDTPKGFATVTAGTVRVAGIAWAQHTGIAKVEVRVDNGPWQPTTLSTKVNDDTWRMWWAEVGVPAGTHQISCRATDNSGYTQTGDRAGTVPDGATGRPTVTFTAK